In Schizosaccharomyces osmophilus chromosome 2, complete sequence, the following proteins share a genomic window:
- the tlh2 gene encoding RecQ type DNA helicase Tlh1 — MFVVGGQLLTTDAPYRIFPRVTYENIQKSLVFRNYRHISHYFKERNIEEEGVRDSFFDMQAGHARSTALLIYGRTSDNLNNLPADFFTNFFRASFRWQELLEIKDNSSGGFIIETSKPQNNIDQLLEKADEIKTMQQRLAVWKAKEVQTQAQTETQDGDTYGNTDVVEKETRRGEGKQCQELDLNLNTNQAAVAVVPRTRTTTETGTEEQQIQSSPSLYASPSPSMCPSQSTIRLCVYALSKFYGKPSKFRSMEQLQSVYFSYLKRVNLISVLATGSGKSLSFLLPAFIEKQKRTGLITVVLVPLISLRQDMARRANEAKTLVCSNDWKVYKRTPPDSYNLPDMFILSYDSALTNEALCFFESLAANGRLARIVIDEAHSLLTDGGWRHVLWKASRLSGIAAPIILLSATFPRELEARASETFCTHFQGIKTLTARKNIHYLLKQLDKEQFLNDLRDLMIRAGVFEGNGRAILFCRTKKNVEELQVKINSAERIETCAVSYTGDMAEEERHTCFNMFTDLESNNNRIMVATKAFGLGIDYPEVRLVIHYGSPSTSMDFAQETGRAGRDGKFSIASMFYSKYEVSTSAYIDVRMKNFVEDKSMCVRSFLASEMDDQCSGCDFLPDYVVCSRCNPGLLDEREKELLSVEKDKVKDKDKDKETLTPTRKKKLASGSPPTPQSACSSDALSADSKLMNCTITKDNEESGGSYGRVTPVSSTSKTDVSSSKSGHSETTFFSSPTLSKSTDARKRSFLETHGDVDVDGDGDSYGDGDDYNLHKKNQLGYDNRCEGVKRHWMASLSKTSLLEKFFREFRKECISCFVEQGGNRSVIHKNTCPLEVKRCFRCRQTDHTRFKCPYKFQFSGACMYCGLTTFEHLEEDFPYKSKCKSWARGKLGKVAFFAWSNGNYKQAIANQFLEGNLDDQNFFNFICQPSGTTSEFVNVVYFLVTDILDAL; from the coding sequence ATGTTTGTTGTAGGAGGTCAGCTATTGACAACGGATGCTCCCTATCGGATTTTCCCAAGAGTGACTTATGAGAATATTCAAAAGTCATTGGTATTTCGGAATTATCGTCATATTTCCCACTACTTTaaggaaagaaatattgaagaagaaggagtaAGAGATTCATTCTTTGACATGCAAGCTGGTCATGCACGAAGTACGGCTTTGCTAATTTATGGTCGCACTTCCGACAATTTGAATAACTTGCCGGCGGATTTTTTCACAAACTTTTTTCGGGCAAGTTTTCGATGGCAAGAGCTGTTAGAAATCAAAGACAATAGTAGCGGTGGATTCATAATTGAGACCAGCAAGCCACAAAACAACATTGACCAattattggaaaaagcTGACGAGATAAAAACGATGCAACAACGTTTGGCGGTATGGAAAGCGAAAGAAGTGCAGACACAAGCACAAACTGAGACGCAGGACGGCGACACTTATGGAAACACCGATGTCGTCGAAAAAGAGACTCGTCGTGGGGAAGGAAAACAATGTCAAGAGCTGGATTTGAATTTGAACACGAACCAAGCAGCGGTTGCTGTTGTACCAAGGACCAGGACAACGACTGAGACTGGGACCGAAGAACAGCAAATACAAAGTAGCCCAAGTTTGTATGCATCACCATCACCATCTATGTGTCCATCTCAATCGACGATTCGACTTTGCGTGTATGCTTTATCAAAGTTTTATGGTAAGCCATCAAAGTTTCGTTCTATGGAGCAACTTCAGTCTGTCTATTTTTCGTATTTGAAACGTGTCAACTTGATCTCGGTACTTGCAACAGGTTCAGGGAAAtctctatcttttttattgccCGCCtttattgaaaagcaaaagcgGACTGGACTTATTACCGTCGTTCTGGTACCTCTCATCTCTCTACGGCAGGATATGGCACGAAGAGCAAACGAAGCGAAAACTCTGGTTTGTTCTAATGACTGGAAAGTATACAAGCGGACTCCGCCAGATTCATATAATCTACCGGACatgtttattctttcttatGACTCGGCATTGACGAACGAAGCACTGTGTTTTTTTGAGAGTCTTGCGGCCAATGGACGGCTGGCCCGCATTGTTATTGATGAGGCGCATAGTTTGTTGACAGATGGCGGTTGGAGGCACGTTTTGTGGAAAGCGTCAAGGTTGTCTGGAATTGCGGCGCCAATCATTCTTCTTAGCGCTACGTTTCCCCGTGAACTGGAGGCTCGTGCTAGCGAGACGTTTTGTACGCACTTTCAAGGAATCAAAACACTAACGGCTCGAAAAAacattcattatttattaaagcAGCTTGACAAGGAACAGTTTTTAAACGATCTCCGTGACTTGATGATAAGAGCTGGAGTTTTTGAGGGAAATGGCCGAGCAATTCTATTTTGCCggacaaagaaaaacgtGGAGGAATTGCAGGTCAAAATAAATTCTGCAGAAAGGATCGAAACTTGTGCCGTTTCGTATACAGGTGATATGGCAGAGGAAGAGCGACATACATGTTTTAATATGTTTACAGACTTGGAAAGCAACAACAATCGTATTATGGTGGCCACGAAAGCTTTTGGGCTTGGTATCGATTACCCGGAAGTGCGTCTTGTAATTCACTATGGGTCACCGTCTACGTCTATGGATTTTGCTCAGGAAACAGGTCGTGCTGGAAGGGATGGCAAGTTTTCGATTGCTTCTATGTTTTACAGCAAGTATGAAGTGTCTACGTCAGCGTATATTGACGTTAGGATGAAAAACTTCGTTGAGGACAAATCAATGTGCGTTCGGTCGTTTTTAGCAAGTGAGATGGATGATCAATGCAGTGGTTGTGACTTTTTGCCTGACTATGTCGTTTGTTCTCGATGTAACCCGGGATTACTggatgaaagagaaaaagagctGCTCTCTGTTGAGAAGGACAAGgtcaaagacaaagacaaagacaaGGAGACATTGACACCGACacggaagaagaagcttgCCAGTGGATCACCACCCACACCGCAAAGCGCTTGTTCTTCAGATGCTTTGTCTGCTGATTcaaaattgatgaattgcACAATCACAAAGGATAACGAAGAAAGTGGTGGTAGTTATGGTCGAGTCACCCCAGTAAGTTCGACAAGCAAGACAGATGTTTCGAGCAGCAAATCAGGTCATTCTGAAACAACTTTTTTCTCATCCCCAACACTATCGAAAAGCACTGATGCTAGAAAACGTTCGTTTCTAGAAACTCATGGCGATGTCGATGTCGATGGCGATGGCGATAGCTATGGCGATGGTGATGATTATAATTTGcacaagaagaatcaattGGGATATGATAACCGGTGCGAAGGTGTTAAAAGGCATTGGATGGCCAGTTTGTCAAAGACAAGTTTgttggaaaagtttttcagaGAATTTCGAAAAGAATGCATATCATGTTTTGTTGAACAAGGTGGAAACCGCTCTGTAATACACAAGAATACATGCCCTTTAGAGGTGAAAAGATGCTTTCGATGTCGACAAACTGATCACACGAGATTCAAGTGTCCGTATAAGTTTCAGTTTTCGGGAGCTTGTATGTATTGCGGATTAACGACATTTGAACATTTAGAAGAGGATTTTCCGTACAAGTCAAAGTGCAAATCGTGGGCTAGGGGAAAACTTGGCaaagttgctttttttgcttggagCAATGGGAATTATAAGCAAGCGATTGCTAATCAATTTCTAGAGGGAAATTTGGACgatcaaaatttttttaactttATTTGTCAGCCGAGTGGCACGACATCTGAATTTGTGAATGTTGTTTACTTTCTAGTGACTGATATTCTTGATGCTCTCTGA